The Corynebacterium atypicum genome contains the following window.
CAGCTGCGCGGCCCTGCCGCCGACGAGCAAGGCGCCGGCCGGGCGTTCACGTTTGACGACGCCCGAGCGCAAATCCCGTACCTTAAAAGTCTCGGGATCAGCCACCTTTATCTCTCGCCCATCCTGACTGCCCCCCGGGAGTCCAACCACGGCTACGACGTGGTGGACCCCACGCAGGTCAACCCTGAGCTCGGCGGGATCGAGGGGCTGCGCCGGCTGGCCGGCGCAGCCCGCGAGGCCGGCTTGGGGCTCATCATCGATCTGGTGCCCAATCACCTCGGGGTGGATACCGCCTACCTCAACCCCTGGTGGTGGGACACCCTGAAAAATGGGCGGGATTCCACATACGAGCCGTTCTTTGACATCGACTGGCATGAAGATAACGGCGCCGGCGGCAAGCTGGGGCTTCCCGTACTCGGCTCGCCCGAGGCGATCACGGACCTCAAGCTCATCTCCCGCCAAGACGAGGATTACCCCGATGAGCTGCGCGAGCGCGCCGCCGCGGACGGCTCCGATGACGTCGTGCTGGCCTACTTCGACAACATCTTCCCGCTGGCGCCGGGCACCTACTCCGGCGCCGAGGATGATCCGGTCGAGGTGCACGCCCGCCAGCACTACCAGCTGCGCTTCTGGCGCGAGGGCGTCATCTCTTATCGCAGGTTCTTCTCGGTCAACGGCCTGGCGGGCATCCACCAGGAAGACCCCCGGGTGTTCCGGGCCACCCACCGGGTTTTACGTCAGCTGGTGCGCGAGGACTTAATCGACGGGGTACGAGTGGATCACCCGGACGGGCTGGCCAACCCCTTCCAGTACCTGCGTCGGCTGCGTCGGCTGATTGGCCCGGACCGCTGGCTGGTCATCGAGAAGATCCTCGGCGTGGACGAACCGTTGGACCCGCGCCTGCCCGCCGACGGGACCACCGGGTACGACGCGCTGCGCGAGCTCGACGGCATCTTTATCAACCGCGCGGCTGAAGACAGCCTGTCCATGCTGTCCCTGGAGCAGACCGGTTCCACCTGGAACGCGAAGGCGATCGCGGCCAGCGAGCACCAGCTCAAACACGGGGTTGCCGAGTTCGAGCTGGCCGCCGAGGTGCGCAGGCTGGCGGCGGCCATCCGCCGGGATAACTTCTCCACGGCGGGCTCCAACGTCTCCGAGGAGCGGCTGATCGCCACCATTATGCAGCTCGTGGCCGCCATGCCCGTCTACCGCGCGGACTATTTGTCGCTGTCTAGGGTCACCGCCACCGTCGTCGCCGAGATGTCGCAACGCTTCCCCTCGCGCCGCGACGCCCTGGACCTCATCTCGGCTGCACTGTTGGCCGACGATGGCGCTGCCATGACCCGCTTTGCTCAGGTCTGCGGCGCCGTCATGGCCAAGGGTGTCGAGGACACGCTGTTCTACCGCGCTGCCCGGTTGGTCGCGCTGCAGGAAGTGGGCGGCAACCCGGGGCGCTTCGGCGTTTCGGCAGCCGAGTTCCACCTGCTGCAGCAGGAGCGCGCCCGGCTGTGGCCCAAGGCCATGACGAGCTTGAGCACGCACGACACCAAGCGCAGCGAGGACACGCGCGCCCGAATCATCGAGCTGGCGGAATTTCCCGCCGACTTTGCCGAATTCGTCGCCGACGTCACTTCCGTGGTACCCGCACCGGATGCCGCTACCGGCCACTTCCTGCTGCAGAACCTCATCGGGGTGTGGCCTGCGGACGGCCAGATCACCCAGCAGCTGCGCGAGCGACTACGCGGCTACGCGCTTAAGGCCGTGCGCGAGGCAGGGCTTAAAACCACCTGGTTCGACCAGAACTCCGCGTTCGAGCAGAGCGTGCTCGACTGGCTCGACGCGCTTCTCGACGGCCCGGTGACCAGCAGGATCACGAGTTTCGTCGCGTGGATGGACGACGCCTCGATCGCGGTGTCCGTGGGGCGCAAGGCCCTGCAGCTGCTCGGGCCCGGGATCCCAGACATCTACCAGGGCACCGAGTACTTCAACCGCTACCTCGTCGACCCGGATAACCGGCGCTTCATCGACTACACCGCACGCGCCCAGACGCTGGCCATGGGGCGCCCGGACTTCAGCGAGTGGGCCGCGGGTACCGAGGCCGCCGGGCATCCCGATACCGCCGCGGATTCCGCCGCTGGCCACGAGCAGGGTCAGAACCTGGCCACCGGACTTATCGCCGAGGTCTTTCCCGCCTGGCACGCGGCGTTCGCCCAGGCCAACCGAGTCAAACAGTTTGTCACACACACCGCGCTGACCGTCCGGCGCGAGTTCGCCGATTCCTTTGTGGGCGGCGACTACCAGGCAGTCTTCGCCGAGGGCGACGGAATCAGCAACGTCGTCGGCATCGCCCGCGGGCGGGCTCTGGACGCCGCCGACGTCATCGGCGAGGAGGGCCTCGACGAGCCGGAGCCGCCGCAGATAGACGTGATCGTGCTAGCCGTGCGACGCCCCCTCATGCTCGCCGGCCGGGGCGGCTGGGGCCAGACCACGGTGACGCTGCCCGAGGGCACGTGGGTCGACCGCATCACGGGCACGGCTTTTTCTGGCACCGTGCCTGCCGAGGATCTCTTTGCCGCGCTGCCGACGGTGATTCTCACCGCCGCCGAGGCCAGCCCACAGGAGGAAGAGGCGTAGACTCATCCGCTAGCTCTCAACCACTCTTCGCCGCGTGAAGGATCAATGGCCGACAACCCCATCAACGATTTAGGCAACCGCTACCACGCATTCATCCAGGCGCATCCCGACGCCGCAGCCGAGTTCGCCGAGGCGATCGAGGACGTCCTGACCGACGCCGGGGTCACCTTCGATCGCGTGGTCGCGCGGGTCAAGGCGTGGAAATCGCTCAAGCAGAAAGCCAAGCGGACTCGTGCGGACGGCACGCCGCAGTACCCCGACCCGTGGAGGGATATCCACGACGTGATCGGCGTGCGGGTGACCGTCTTCCACTCCACCGAAATCCCGCGGGCGGTCACGGCGTTGACCGAATCGTTCACGGTGCGCCGCTCGGTGGACAAGACGGCACAGACGAGGATCTCGGGCACCTTCGGCTACGGCTCGCACCACTTGGTCCTCGAAGCCGACGAGCGCTCCCACGACGTCACCGAGCTGGACAGCTACCACGGCATGAGCTTCGAGGTGCAGATCCGCACGGTACTCCAGCACGCCTGGGCCGAGTTTGAACACGACATCCGATACAAGTCGAACATGGGCTCGCCTGATCCGCGGGTGGATCGGGCGTTTACACTGGCCGCCGGGCTAATCGAGCTGGCGGACCAGCAGTTTGACCAGATCGCGGCGCTCCAGGGCGCCGAGGTGCACGCCGCAGACGACGTGGAGCTCAGCGCCGAAACCCTCCCCGGGGTGCTCGCCGTGGTCGGGGGGACGCGCTATCCGCGCCCCCGCTCCGACGATTACCCATGGCTCAACGAACTGCTCTCGGCCAACGGGATCACCACGGTGGGCCAGCTGCGCCGCCTGTTGACGCCTGCCGACGTCGACGCGGTGCGCCGAGCGATGGCCTACCGGTACCGGCCGGGCCAGGTGCGGCTCATTGACGATCTGCTGCTCGCGCGCTTCGGCGAGGGCCACATCGCGCGCACCGGGGATACCGGAAGGAGGCCGAAGGCGCGGCCGCCTCGGTTGCGCCGCAGGCTAGCCGCCCTGCGGCGGGCAAGCCTGGCCGGCACCAATGAGGTTTCGTAGTATCCGCGCCGCGGCCGGCGAGCTGCGCGTTTGGCCCCGCTAACTGCTGGAGCGACCGCGCAGGCGATCCAGCTGGCGGCGCTCTTTCTTGGTGGGCCGCCCGCTACCGCGCTCGCGGACCGGCAGCGTCGCGAGGACTTCTTTGGGTGCCGGCGGCGGGGTATGATCGTGGTAGCAGGTCCTAGCGACTGCGGCCGAAACCCGGGTTCGCACCGTGGCCGTAACCTCGACGTCAACTTCACGGTGGTTGGCCCATACGCGCACCCGGTCGCCTGGAACCACCTGCTGGGCGGGCTTGACCGAGGCGCCGTTGAGCTTCACATGCCCGGCCCGGCAGGCCGCCCCCGCCGCGGAGCGGGTCTTGATGAGGCGCACCGCCCACACCCACACGTCAATGCGCACGGGAAGGCCGCTGGGCGTGCCGCGCCCTGGTCCTGATTGCCGCGCCTGTGCCACCGCTTCGCCCCTTACTAATTTTGCTGTTGCCAGCTAGTACTCGTCTTTGTGGTTGATCACCTTGGTAATCTTCTGCCAGTAGTAGGCTCCGCCCACCACGGCGACGATAAGCCCCAAGGCAAACAACTGCCAGACGCCAGCCCACGCCCAGAGCAGTGCTCCTGCGGCCACGCCGCCCACCACTATGGTGGTCCCGGTGCGCGCATAGCTGCGTACCGCGGCCTTACGGGCTTCGATCTGGTTGGTGGGCCGGCGCTGAATACTCATGCGCTCGATTCTAGCCGGCCAGCTCCACCCAGCTGGTACCGTCCGCGATCAGCTCCGCCGCCCCCGAGGTGACCGCGGCGAGTGTGGCCGCCAGCTTTTGCGAGCCACCCGGCGGGCAGGCTAGTCGCAGCGTCACGTGCGCGCCGTACTCGGTGCCCAGAACTTCGACCCCGCGGGCGCGCAGCTCGGCCTCTATCTTGCCGGCGGCCGCATGCGGCGTCGCAACGCGGTAGAGCTGGCGGCGCGCCCTGGTGACCGACTCCACCCGCGGCAGTACATCGCCCACCGCGTTCGAGTACGCGTGCACCAGCCCGCCGGCACCCAGCTTGATGCCGCCGAAGTAGCGCACCACCACCGCCGCGACGTCGAGAAGCCCCGAGCCTTTGAGCTGCTCGAGCATGGGCCGCCCAGCGGTGCCCGAAGGCTCCCCATCATCGGAGGAACGCTCCACCGGTTGGGCACCGGGAACGGCGAAGATATACGCCGAGCAGTGGTGCCGGGCGTCAGGGAACTGCCTGCGCACTTGGTCGATGAAGCCGCGCGCCTCCGCCTCATCAGTGGCCCGGGAGATCAAGCAGATAAATCGCGAGCGCTTAATCTCGCGCTCACCGCGGTAGATAACGCCCTCGCGGGGGCGCGCGTAAGAATCCATAGCACCAGTATCACGCCAGTTTTATGATATGTCGAATTTCAAAGACATAGCCGAAGCGATTTGCCCTGACAGTTTCATTTAAGATGGTTCCCTATATAACAGTAGGTAGACAAGACTACAAACATAACCTTCCTAAATACACTTAACCTATTGCACAGTATTCATATATCGCTTATGCCTATTTATGATTTTATAAAATTATTCACCCCAAACCCTTGACGCAGCCCCCATCACATGCCACACTATTTATGTCAGCTTAAATTCTGGCATTTCGCCCAGACCATCCTGTACCCTAGAAAGGACTACGTTATAATGCGCCATCGCAAAATAGCGGCCGCCATTCTATGTACTCTTGCCACACTAGGACAGACCTCGATATCCTACGCAGCAGAAACAGGTGAAAAATTTACATCAGACACCACCGGAAACCTACAGGAACATTAGGAAGAAACCATCGACCTTCTTGGCTCAGACGGCAAAGTCAGAACCACCAAACCTGCACAACAAACCGGTGTCCAGGGGCGAGAAATTACCCTCACCGACGGAGATCACATCCAGGTTTCCGATGATGGCCAAAGTGCATCGATCATCAACGCCGAAGGCTTGGAAGTAGGAATCTTCGAGGCCCCACAACTCTATGACGGTGCGGGTAATCAGATCCCTGCCGCACTGAAAGTATCTGACAACCTCCTTCTAGTGGTTCAATCCGGCACTCAGAATCGATCCGCTTGCGGAAAGGCAACCGCAGGTAAATGGACATACCGCATTGGCGCAGCCGGAGTATGTGGTGCGCTTGCGGCCGGAACTGGAGGTGTTACGGGCGCGGCATGTGGACTTGGCGCAAGTGCCGCAGAGGATCATATTAATTTCGACTCGGTTTGCTAAAGCGAGAGGGATAGCATATGCCTTGGTACCTTAATGAAAAAAGGGTTATCTACGGGTTCGGCATTGTTGCGGCAGCCGCCTGGGTTTATTGTCTCGTCATCGCGCCGCTTTTAAGTGATGCTTCGTGGAAAGACGTCGCGTATCAAAAGGCGCTCGAT
Protein-coding sequences here:
- the treY gene encoding malto-oligosyltrehalose synthase; this translates as MVHTDITATYRLQLRGPAADEQGAGRAFTFDDARAQIPYLKSLGISHLYLSPILTAPRESNHGYDVVDPTQVNPELGGIEGLRRLAGAAREAGLGLIIDLVPNHLGVDTAYLNPWWWDTLKNGRDSTYEPFFDIDWHEDNGAGGKLGLPVLGSPEAITDLKLISRQDEDYPDELRERAAADGSDDVVLAYFDNIFPLAPGTYSGAEDDPVEVHARQHYQLRFWREGVISYRRFFSVNGLAGIHQEDPRVFRATHRVLRQLVREDLIDGVRVDHPDGLANPFQYLRRLRRLIGPDRWLVIEKILGVDEPLDPRLPADGTTGYDALRELDGIFINRAAEDSLSMLSLEQTGSTWNAKAIAASEHQLKHGVAEFELAAEVRRLAAAIRRDNFSTAGSNVSEERLIATIMQLVAAMPVYRADYLSLSRVTATVVAEMSQRFPSRRDALDLISAALLADDGAAMTRFAQVCGAVMAKGVEDTLFYRAARLVALQEVGGNPGRFGVSAAEFHLLQQERARLWPKAMTSLSTHDTKRSEDTRARIIELAEFPADFAEFVADVTSVVPAPDAATGHFLLQNLIGVWPADGQITQQLRERLRGYALKAVREAGLKTTWFDQNSAFEQSVLDWLDALLDGPVTSRITSFVAWMDDASIAVSVGRKALQLLGPGIPDIYQGTEYFNRYLVDPDNRRFIDYTARAQTLAMGRPDFSEWAAGTEAAGHPDTAADSAAGHEQGQNLATGLIAEVFPAWHAAFAQANRVKQFVTHTALTVRREFADSFVGGDYQAVFAEGDGISNVVGIARGRALDAADVIGEEGLDEPEPPQIDVIVLAVRRPLMLAGRGGWGQTTVTLPEGTWVDRITGTAFSGTVPAEDLFAALPTVILTAAEASPQEEEA
- a CDS encoding GTP pyrophosphokinase — protein: MADNPINDLGNRYHAFIQAHPDAAAEFAEAIEDVLTDAGVTFDRVVARVKAWKSLKQKAKRTRADGTPQYPDPWRDIHDVIGVRVTVFHSTEIPRAVTALTESFTVRRSVDKTAQTRISGTFGYGSHHLVLEADERSHDVTELDSYHGMSFEVQIRTVLQHAWAEFEHDIRYKSNMGSPDPRVDRAFTLAAGLIELADQQFDQIAALQGAEVHAADDVELSAETLPGVLAVVGGTRYPRPRSDDYPWLNELLSANGITTVGQLRRLLTPADVDAVRRAMAYRYRPGQVRLIDDLLLARFGEGHIARTGDTGRRPKARPPRLRRRLAALRRASLAGTNEVS
- a CDS encoding RNA-binding S4 domain-containing protein, with translation MAQARQSGPGRGTPSGLPVRIDVWVWAVRLIKTRSAAGAACRAGHVKLNGASVKPAQQVVPGDRVRVWANHREVDVEVTATVRTRVSAAVARTCYHDHTPPPAPKEVLATLPVRERGSGRPTKKERRQLDRLRGRSSS
- a CDS encoding YigZ family protein, whose protein sequence is MDSYARPREGVIYRGEREIKRSRFICLISRATDEAEARGFIDQVRRQFPDARHHCSAYIFAVPGAQPVERSSDDGEPSGTAGRPMLEQLKGSGLLDVAAVVVRYFGGIKLGAGGLVHAYSNAVGDVLPRVESVTRARRQLYRVATPHAAAGKIEAELRARGVEVLGTEYGAHVTLRLACPPGGSQKLAATLAAVTSGAAELIADGTSWVELAG